The sequence below is a genomic window from Ruminiclostridium josui JCM 17888.
GAGTTTCAGGGAGGAAATATGATTCCGGCATTGATTGTTATACCGATACTGGCAGGTGGGCTGGTATGGATTAGTAAAAATAAATTATTTATACATACCATAAATTTAATTGGAGCAGCAGGATTACTCATAATATCAATTCTGTCACTTATTGATATTAATAATAATAAGGTGATAACAAGCTCTGGTTTATTCAAAAATCTTTTTTATATGGATTCACTAAGCGGTTATATATTGTTTATAACCGCATTGGCATTCTTTTTAGTTTCTCTCTACTCAATAAGTTATTTTGGACAGGAATTAAAAGAAAAGGTTATTACAATTAGTAAGCTAAAGTTATATTATTCATTATCCAATGCATTTGTATTATCAATGATTCTGGCTTTAACTACTCGTAATATGGGAGTTATGTGGATTTCAATTGAAGCTACCACTTTGGCTTCTGCGTTTTTGGTTGGTTTTTATAACAACAAACGCGCAATTGAAGCTGCTTGGAAGTACCTTATTATTTGCTCTGTTGGTATTGCGTTTGCGTTGCTTGGAATCATTCTCCTGTTTTACTCGTCAACTGTCAAATTGGGAGGAGCAAGAATTTCGGGACTTGATTGGAGTTATCTTATCAAATATGCGGTTTCCCTTGATCCAAGTATTTTAAAAATCGCATTTATTTTTATATTAATAGGTTTTGGTACGAAAATTGGTTTTTCACCTATGCATACCTGGCTTCCTGATGCTCATAGTCAAGCACCTTCGCCTGTAAGTGCACTTCTGTCGGGAGTATTGCTTAATACGGCAATGTATGGAGTAATAAGGGTTATGTCCATTGTGAATAAATGCCTGGGAAACAGTAATTACACTGGAAATCTGCTGATTTTACTGGGGGTACTTTCAATTGGCACTGCGGCTTTATTCATACTGGTACAGCAGGATTATAAACGTATATTGGCGTATTCCAGTATAGAACATATGGGAATCATTGCTTTAGGTCTTGGAGTTTGTACGCCAATAAGCATTTTTGCGGCACTTTATCATACCTTTAATCACGCAATGACAAAACTGATGTTGTTTCTGGCAACAGGAAATGTTTATTTGAAACACCATACTAAAAAGATTTCCAGTATTCATGGCCTTATAAAAACAATGCCTGTAACAGGAGTTGTTTTTGTACTTGGTACTTTTGCTATAACTGGTATGCCTCCTTTTGGTGTGTTTATGAGCGAGTTTAATACTGTTGTGGGTACGCTGTTTTCCAAAAAGTATTTGGTAACAGCTTTGCTTTTAATATTTCTTTCAATGGTTTTTGCCGGATTTACAAAACAGTTGGGAAAAATGTTTTACGGAAGAAATGTTAACCCCGAAATAAAACAGGGTGAACTTGATATTATAGGGCCGGCAGTACTTATTGTTCTCTTATGTATTACGGTTTTGGCAGGGATATATATTCCGACGCCTTTCAAAGAGTTAATGGACAACACAACCAATATTATACTGGGAATTGGGGGTTAGCTTATGGTTTCGGAAGCTATTTTTGATACTATAAAGAAATTATTATCCACTCATGTACAAGAAAGC
It includes:
- a CDS encoding hydrogenase 4 subunit F, producing the protein MIPALIVIPILAGGLVWISKNKLFIHTINLIGAAGLLIISILSLIDINNNKVITSSGLFKNLFYMDSLSGYILFITALAFFLVSLYSISYFGQELKEKVITISKLKLYYSLSNAFVLSMILALTTRNMGVMWISIEATTLASAFLVGFYNNKRAIEAAWKYLIICSVGIAFALLGIILLFYSSTVKLGGARISGLDWSYLIKYAVSLDPSILKIAFIFILIGFGTKIGFSPMHTWLPDAHSQAPSPVSALLSGVLLNTAMYGVIRVMSIVNKCLGNSNYTGNLLILLGVLSIGTAALFILVQQDYKRILAYSSIEHMGIIALGLGVCTPISIFAALYHTFNHAMTKLMLFLATGNVYLKHHTKKISSIHGLIKTMPVTGVVFVLGTFAITGMPPFGVFMSEFNTVVGTLFSKKYLVTALLLIFLSMVFAGFTKQLGKMFYGRNVNPEIKQGELDIIGPAVLIVLLCITVLAGIYIPTPFKELMDNTTNIILGIGG